The sequence below is a genomic window from Shinella zoogloeoides.
GGGTTTCGGCGCGCGCCCGCCCCGCCGGCTGCGGCCACTGGAAGGGGGCGAGCCCGTCATAGGCGTCTTCCGCAAGGCCCGCATGGGCACCGATATCGAAGTCCCGGCTGCCGGCATTCTCGAAGGCCGAGAGGGCTGCATGTTCGGAAAATATCTCCGACGGCGCGGCATAGGCGAAGTCCTCGGCAAACCCCATGCGCCGGGCGACTTCGGCAAGCTGCCACCAGTCCGCCCTCGCCTCGCCCGGCGCGTCGAGGAAGGCGCGCTGGCGGGAAATGCGGCGCTCGGAATTGGTCACCGTACCGCTCTTCTCCCCCCAGCCGAGCGAAGGCATGAGGACATGGGCGTTCCGGGTGGTATCCGTCTCCTTGAGGACGTCGGAGACGACAACGAAGGGACAGGCCCTGATCGCCGCCTCGACGGCGTCGGCATCGGGCATGGAGACGACGGGGTTCGTCGCCATGATCCACAGCGCCTTGATGCTCCCGTCCGCCACGGCGCGAAAGAGATCGACGGCCTTCAGGCCCGGTTTCTCGGCAATGACGGGCGAACCCCAGAAGCGCCGCACACGGTCGCGATCCCCGGCATCCTCAAGCGCCATATGGGCGGCGAGCATGTTGGCGAGCCCGCCGACCTCGCGCCCGCCCATCGCATTCGGCTGGCCGGTCAGCGAGAACGGCCCCGTGCCCGGCCGGCCGATGCGGCCGGTGGCGAGGTGGCAATTGAGGATCGCATTGACCTTGTCGGTGCCCGAGGAAGACTGATTGACGCCCTGGCTGTAGCAGGTGACGACCTTTTCGGTTGTCGTGAACAGGCGGTAGAATTCGCGAAGCTGCATGGCCGCAAGCCCGGTCCGCTCCAGCACCTCGCCGAAGGAGACGGTGCCGGCCGCCGCGAAGGCGTCGGCAAAGCCTGATGTATGCGCCGCCACGTAGTTCTGATCGACGGCATTGTTCGACACCAGATGCGAGAACAGGCCGGCGAACAGCGCCACATCCGTATCGGGACGGATCGCCAGATGCAGGTCTGCAACATCGGCCGTCATGGTGCGGCGCGGATCGATGACGACAATTTTCATGCCCGGCCGCTTTTCCTTCGCGGCAGCAACACGCTGGTAGAGCACGGGATGGCACCAGGCGAGGTTCGAGCCGGTGAGGATGACGAGATCCGCGAGCTCCAGGTCCTCATAAGTCCCCGGCACCGTATCCGCACCGAAGGCGCGGCGGTGGCCGGCAACGGAGGAGGACATGCAGAGCCGCGAATTGGTGTCGATATTGGCCGAACCGAAAAACCCCTTCATCAGTTTGTTGGCGACGTAATAGTCTTCCGTCAGCAACTGGCCGGAGACATAGAAGGCAACGGAATCGGGGCCGTGCTCGGCAATCGCCGCGGCGAATTTGCCGGCGACGAGGTCGAGCGCCTCATCCCAAGAGGCCTGCCGGCCGCCGATCTCGGGGTGAAGGAGGCGGCCGTCAAGATCGATCGTCTCGGCGAGCGCCGATCCCTTCGAGCAGAGCCGGCCGTAGTTCGACGGGTGGTCCGGATCGCCCCGGACGGAGACGCCGCCGTCTTCCGCAACCGTCGCGATGACCCCGCAGCCGACGCCGCAATAGGGGCAGGTTGTCTTGACCGCTTTCTTCATCCTATTCGGCCGCCATCATCAGGCTTTCGAGCGCGATAAACAGCGCCCCGCCATTGTTCCTGAGCGCGATCGTCTTCACCGAACCCTCGTCGGCGCCGAGTGCCTTGCCTGTTTCCAGCGAGATCACCCAGTTGTGCAGCGGGCATGTCACGGCCTTCGCATGGACGATGCCCTGCGAGAGCGGCCCGCCCTTGTGGGGGCAATGATCCTCGATGGCAAAGGCCTCGTTTTCCGCGGTGCGGAACACGGCGATCTTGCCTTGCGGGGTTTTTACGCAGCGCGCGCCGCGCAGCGGAATGTCGGCGATGTTTCCGATGGCAAACCAGTTCATGTTCGACCTCCTATTCCGCCGCTTCCGGGTAGCCGATGGTCGCCATCGGCCTGAATTCATGCTTGTCCTTGCCGGAGACGCGCTCCGACCACGGATCGACCTGGGCGAATTTCTGGGAGAAGACGAAGCGCTCGTAATAGGCCTTGCGCCTTGCCGCATCGCCCATGATCTGCCGGCGGATCTCGTCGAGGCCGATGCGCTTTGCCCATTTGTAGATGCGCTCGAGATAACGCGCCTGCTCGCGATACATCTGCGTCAGCGCCACGATATGCTCCAGCGCCTCGTCCTCTGTCCTCACGAGGCCGAGCACCTCCGTGCCCTTGATATCGAGGCCCGCCGCCCCGGCGAAATGGATCTCGAAACCCGAGTCGACGCAGACGACGCCGATGTCCTTGCAGGTCGCTTCCGCGCAGTTTCGCGGACAGCCGGAGACGGCCATCTTCAGCTTGGCCGGCGTCCAGGAACCCCACATGAACTTTTCGATACGGATGCCGAGGCCGGTGGAATCCTGCGTGCCGAAGCGGCACCAGTCGGAGCCGACGCAGGTTTTCACCGTGCGCAGGCCCTTCGCGTATGCCTGCCCGGAGATGAAGCCGGCCTTGCCGAGATCCGCCCAGACGGCGGGCAGGTCCTCCTTCTCGATGCCGAGCAGGTCGATGCGCTGGCCGCCCGTCACCTTCACCAGGGGTATTTCGAACTTGTCAACGACATCGGCGATGGCGCGCAGTTCACCGGCATTGGTGACGCCGCCCCACATGCGCGGCACGACCGAATAGGTGCCGTCCTTCTGGATGTTGGCGTGCACGCGTTCATTGATGAAGCGGGACTGGTAGTCGTCGGCATATTCGTCCGGCCAGTCGCAGACGAGGTAATAGTTGAGCGCCGGTCGGCATTTGGCGCAGCCGCAGGAGGTCTTCCATTCCAGTTCCTGCATGACGGCCGGAATGGTCTTGAGCCCCTTCGCTTTGATCAGGCGGCGCACGTCGTCGTGGCCGAGATCGGTGCAGCCGCACATCGGCTGCACGGCGGCGGGATTGTAGCTGTCGCCGAGCGTCAGCGTCATCAATTGTTCGACGAGGCCGGTGCAGGAGCCGCAGGAGGCCGACGCCTTGGTATGGGCGCGCACGTCGTCGAGCGACGTCAGGCCCTTTTCCGTGATGGTCGACACGATCCGGCCCTTGCAGACGCCGTTGCAGCCGCAGATTTCCGCATCATC
It includes:
- a CDS encoding nitrate reductase, whose amino-acid sequence is MKKAVKTTCPYCGVGCGVIATVAEDGGVSVRGDPDHPSNYGRLCSKGSALAETIDLDGRLLHPEIGGRQASWDEALDLVAGKFAAAIAEHGPDSVAFYVSGQLLTEDYYVANKLMKGFFGSANIDTNSRLCMSSSVAGHRRAFGADTVPGTYEDLELADLVILTGSNLAWCHPVLYQRVAAAKEKRPGMKIVVIDPRRTMTADVADLHLAIRPDTDVALFAGLFSHLVSNNAVDQNYVAAHTSGFADAFAAAGTVSFGEVLERTGLAAMQLREFYRLFTTTEKVVTCYSQGVNQSSSGTDKVNAILNCHLATGRIGRPGTGPFSLTGQPNAMGGREVGGLANMLAAHMALEDAGDRDRVRRFWGSPVIAEKPGLKAVDLFRAVADGSIKALWIMATNPVVSMPDADAVEAAIRACPFVVVSDVLKETDTTRNAHVLMPSLGWGEKSGTVTNSERRISRQRAFLDAPGEARADWWQLAEVARRMGFAEDFAYAAPSEIFSEHAALSAFENAGSRDFDIGAHAGLAEDAYDGLAPFQWPQPAGRARAETRFFADGGFYHADGKARFVAVEPTETNRTDADHPFTLNTGRIRDQWHTMTRTGKSARLSSHIAEPFAELHPRDAMEIGVGNAGLVEIESPQGRAVVRALITGRQARGSIFAPMHWNDRFAAKARIDAVVPAVTDRFSGQPASKNVAVAARPFKVRHYGFAVSQAKPAGPDAAYWALARAEGGWRLELAFTAPQEDWAGWCRRAFAIPDGVEPLGYADAQTGDIRLAFFDGPRLLAAFFLAREPVAVARNWAIAQLTTDHANLRKRFALVAGRPGADKADPGATVCACFSVGVNQIVAAVRGGCHSVEAIGKTLDAGTNCGSCRAEIRGIVDGCLAAAAE
- the nirD gene encoding nitrite reductase small subunit NirD; this translates as MNWFAIGNIADIPLRGARCVKTPQGKIAVFRTAENEAFAIEDHCPHKGGPLSQGIVHAKAVTCPLHNWVISLETGKALGADEGSVKTIALRNNGGALFIALESLMMAAE